Genomic DNA from Coffea arabica cultivar ET-39 chromosome 7e, Coffea Arabica ET-39 HiFi, whole genome shotgun sequence:
CACCAAATACACACCCTAAACCAGCTCCTATGAAGGCTTCCAATGATCCGAAATTGCACCATACAATTCCCACaaactaatcacatattatctATACCTTCTAATTTAAATTCATATGCACTCATTAACTTAATCTAACCATTAGTGCAACAAACCCTAACCAAATTAACCCTAACCAAGCAATTACTCCTTACTTtagtctagggtttcttaaccccaAATCAGTTTCTACCACCCACTcaccaaacaaatgaaataaatcatcaaacacaaccataACAAATTCAATAACACAAGATTAAAGCTAATTAACATGTTTAACATGAAACCCTTATGAGGGTCCATATGGCAGAACCTCAAGGCCCAAATtttcaccaaattgatccataACAACAAGTGATAAACATAAGAGGCACCATAATCAATCACAACTAAGATCCTTTACCAAAAATAGCCACTAGTTCATCAATCAATAATCAACTTAAGTTTTCaaatagactttcttacctcaaGATTAAGTATGTATGATGGCTAATGACCTTAAGCCAACTCCAAAGTGGATTCTTTATGcttcaaaatgaagatttatggaaggaaattgattgaactttgcaaacttccCTTTGGttttccttctccttctccacggctcactctctctctttttctctaatttgtttgttttgttttgatcATATAATGGCTTAGTTGTGACTCATGAATTAATATGTGGTGCAAATCCACTTAGGAGAGATATTTTTTTATGGCAACCAATCACACTAAAATCCATTATTTACTTCTTTATCCCTTGCACCTCAACTTAGCTTTTGTTCCACTCTTACCCTCAAACATTTGGaactctttcaattaactccataagttataacttaatctagtccaaaacatgtaatcacacttacttgcttcactaatcaccttccTATCTTAATCACACTTAATCCCacataaaaacaattaaactaCAACcttttgtcaagggcaaaattagggttttaaacccaacttaaacttCTAATATATCATAACACTAAAGGTTTTTGCTagcttttagggttttctaacttttaaactcATTTAACCGAtataaatcaaatcaaatcctatacttacctgtaccaaaacacacactagcataactaactttaatcaccactcgaacttatgattaatataaaatttagggtttcaataccaaccccaacttagggttttcgaattagtcccaaaacctaatgttaccgcacaaataatgaatataaccTAATATCAAACACAAGAACTGATCGGGGTCTcacactttttaaattttaaaggCTCGAGAGGATAGAAACATATAAATACGGTTTCTGTTTTAgtgtctgtttgataacataaaaagtgctgaaattgaaccttttcaaacatttagatgttttgagtgtttaaTAATCGAAAATCTATCTGCTGAACTTGTGTGTACTTTTTTCAGCATAAGAATTCTAACTGAatatttaattttgataaaaatcaatagaattatttcaactaccttatcttatctaccaaatctacacTTCTTTGTTAATtctgttcaaaattcttatctaattaaacaatctgATATTCTCTATTTAACGGTTTTTAGTTTctcatttcttcatttttaatgattttcacattttctctatacttctcatataatatattttatcTTTTACTCCTTCCGTCCCAATAAGTTTGTCACTTTTGGGGAATTGTGTTTTTTATCAACAGTGGTCAAAGAGTGAAGGAATTGTGTTTGCTTTCCGTTTCTATCATTCAtttattggtggaaaaatatgtaGCTTTAAAACCATTTGAATATTTGAAGGTACATGTGGGGCCAATATATTATCTTTTGTGCCTAAATCAAAGAGAAAGTGGGACCCACAACATTATTTAAAGATTTCTTGTGCAAGTGCATGAAGGGTAAAAATTGGAATGTGTTACAAAATTATTAGCCAAATTTGGTAAGATGACATAATTTTGGGACAGACCAAAAAGGAAAGTATGACAGTTttaatgggacggagggagtatattaaattgatttaaaaataaatattgtcattttcatacctaacaattttaaactaattaaatcatagattctatttcttttttaaataaaaagatataagggcaaaattgtaaaattaaacttattaagcattcagttataaatatttatcaaacagtataaataggtttagtattaaaattcagatattcatatatttctttttagtACTTAAAATTctgcaaattaattgtttcagtattcagatttcaaaaTTCAGATTCTGTTTTATCAAACAAAACCTTAGTGTTTTTTAGACCATCTTGAAAAGAATAATGGAAGGAAGAAAGCAATGGATACAAGTCATCGTGTAAGTAGGATTGTCAATGGGATCAGATCAACTCGAACTTGCCCCACTCGATCTAATAAAAAGTTCTAtgaatttaatttttcattGGGATAGATTAAGGATGGCAAAGGGGGTGGGTGCCCGCGGGGGTAAAAATGGGGTGGGGGCAAAATATTTCTCCCCGCCTTAAAATGGGGCGGGGGTGGGGAAACATACACCCGCCCCGTCCCCAGCatacaataatatatatatatataaatacaatGCTAAATTTCTTAAAGTTGCACTCTTACTTACAAGTACAACGCTAATCAGTGTCAGCGGTCGCCGCAACAACTGAAGAATTTTCTTGgattattgttgatttgtttCTAACGCCCCCTCAAAAGATTAAGCTATTCAATTCCAACATGTTTTGGTCTTAACCCTTTTTTATTTCGATCGGTTCCCTTCCTCCCGCACTGAATGTAACTTGACTTGTTATACTTTATTTCCATCTTGACagctttttaattttatttaatattgTTTACAATTGTATTATTATAAATAAACATTTATGATAAGTCCCGTGGGAGAAACGGGGCGGAGGGGCGGGAGGCAAGGGGTGGGGGATGGCCGGTGGACGGGGGGAGTTATTTGAcaacggggcggggggtgggggaaggatcccccgccccattgcctCCCCTAGGATAGATTGAGTTTTGGGCTAAATATTAGACTCGAATTAAATGTGAATCGAGTTTAATTTTATTAGATTCATACCCAATATAGATCCGGTCTGTTAATTTCTACCTACATAtatatgattatatatataatatgtctacactttattatatataatcatatccaaataaatatataattactaaatactaatatgtcaaaatacatcaatatatattagaaatattaaatatattgaaaaatatatcaTAAGATTTAGACAGAAGAATGATGAAAGCTCTAATCCCTCTGATTTCTCCTTTCACCTATACCCATAGCCATAGCAATATCCGTTTTTCCAATATCCACTCTATCTTCATGATTGGCTTCTCTAATCTCCACCTCCATAAAGCGTACATTGGTATTTTTAATGACAAAGCATGTATTTTGTATACTTTGCCAACTTAATATCTTTTTGAACTGATCATATTTACTTCtcggtttattttatttatttttgatggTTTTTATATGACTCATGAGACAAATCAATTTGTTTACTTCTGTTTGGATTCAAGTGATGTATTTCTGTTCAAATATGGGCATTGCGAACAAAAAGAGCGGACAAATATTAGTAGGAGCAAACTAAGAATGCTACAGAGAAGTTTCAACCTTTGAAGATATATTAACTATTGATCATATTTTACTACTATTTTTCATGTACTTCAAGCAAATTAGATAtaattattgttgaaaaattatTGTTTGTGTATATTTTTTAAAGAAGTGTTATTGATTCATGTATAATTTTAAGGCTTTGGAtgttaaataaattttatgagttgatagttatagtaattatattaatgAAATTAAGGAGTTTTAAGTTTGGATTAAGTCTGAATTAGACTTAAAAGCCCTACTGTTCCGTAAGTCAAGTAAGAACTTTACACTCATTAACGGATGTGTTGACAATTCAAAATCCAAAAGTGTTACTACTAGTTAGATAAGCCAAGTCTAGATTTGTTAAAGTTAGGATCAAATCGCCCGATTAACAGGCCTACGTACAAGGTCCGTCGAGAAATGAGTCAAATGGGCCCAACAACAGATCTGGATCCAGTAAATTGCTAGACTGGATCAGTACAGGGAGGACGTCAGAGATCATTTTCGCAATCGGAGCAAAATCATGATGTAAACGGATCGACCAAGAGGATCCGACCCGTTTCAGGGAGAGTGCGCAGAAACCGTGACCGGCTTGAAGCTTTAAATGTGTTACTAGGACTGACTTAAATAGCTGAGAAGAGGCAGACAGATCGACCTCCTTCGAAACTAGCGGCCCTCTATCTCTCTCTGCTTCAAGGAAATCTTTTTCCCACTCGATTCCTTCTGCCAGACTTTTTCCAAGAGGTAAGTTCCAGTATTCCGctctcctctctcctttctaTCCCTATCTGCGTCTTTTGCATTCAAAGTTCAATAAAATTCTGCAATGGTTGCCTCGTATCCCAGATCTCTCTGGATCTCCCTCATTTAGGTAACATTTTCATCAAATACATTGAACGCAAATTTACAAATACTATTGCTACTGACCTGAATTTTTGTTGTGCAAGTGCAATTATCATGTTTTAGCTATGACAGTTTATATTTTTAGTTCCGGAACACTGTGTTGGATCGATCTGTGTTTTATACATCGTAATTCCTGGTTCTCACGTTTTGGATTGATGAGTCGGATGTGATTAGTGTTTGCTTCCGATTAGATCTCTTACGTTTCGTATCATGATTTGAATTTTCGTGGTTGATTTAGATTTGTTCGATGTTTTAGATCAATTAAGCTCATATGTCATTCTCAGGTTACCACTTTTGTTATATGAATCCGATTTTCCATCAGATCGAATGTTGACTTAGCTtaacatgattttttttccaGCTGAACTGCACAACCGCTTGGATTTTTTTCTTGCGTTTTTATGGctgaattttggtaaatttgctAGGTTTCCACATTTGGCAGTGTTGAGTGATCCGAGCAGAGATGGGGCTTACCTTCACTAAGCTGTTCAGCAGGCTGTTTGCCAAGAAAGAGATGAGGATTCTGATGGTAGGTCTTGATGCTGCTGGTAAGACTACAATACTGTACAAGCTCAAGCTTGGAGAAATTGTCACTACTATTCCTACCATTGGTAAGTTCCTTTTGGAAATATCTGGTTTAAATTGTCTTGCATGGCCAGTCTTGTTGCTTTTGATTCCTGTACCATAATTATGTCAGTGGTTTCTCAATCATCTGAGCGAGGTTGACTGCGCAATGTCACGAcctcattgtcagtctttaatGTGCTGAATTGAGTTGTTCATTTGGCTGCAAGAGTTTTTAAGTGTTGGAATCTTTTCCCTAGTTAAACCATTCATTTATTATTTCTGTTCTTCTTGGAGATAGATGGTAGCATTTTGCCTCAATAATTGCAAACTCTCAAAAGTTCGCCTGAACAAACAATTTGGAAAACTGTTGGAGAGGTGATTAATTGAAATACAATGAAACATGAGTGTCGCGAGCAAGTTTGTATATGGCCCTTTTGGCGATGGGGTTGCCTTTTTGTTTTAGATACCTGCAGAAGCTTAAAGTGTTATTTTACTGATACCAGACTTGATGGTGCATTTGATGTTCAAGCGCTCTGCCTGTTGGCATGACATCACTTGTTCAGATTCAGTTATAATTCTCTAAGCTGTAAGTATTGGTTCTTCTGCAGGCTTTAATGTTGAAACTGTGGAGTATAAGAATATTAGCTTCACCGTGTGGGATGTTGGTGGCCAGGACAAGGTATGATGCAtctgtcatttttttttgttttttaacctTCTAACATGGTCAATGGGATCTACACAATTTTCCATTTGTTTCATCATTTTTATGCACTTGAATATACTCCCATTTATTTCATCAGTTCTATGTACTTGAACCTTGGCCTCTCCTTTTTGTCCTTTCCTCTTTCCCTTCTGCCCTCCCCCTCTCCTGTCAAGGGACACTGTCAATACAGAAAAGACTGCTTGTCAGAAAGAATGAAAATAATGTATATGGAGATATGTTGATGACAGCATAAGTCGTTTAATAAGTTGTTCCTATTCGTTTGACATGTTTATTTACTCAGCAAATTAAATCTCATTTTTAAGTGTGTGATAGGATTATTTCCCCTGCACTCCGGAATAGGGGATTTTTTTCCCTGATAAATTTTCCATCTCAAATTGTTCCTGCTGTTTGCTTTGTAAGCTATGATTTTTTGCACATATTTTTGTGGTAttaggcttttttttttcctgatttcCATGAtatgctctttttttttaattattatctTGCATGGTCACTTCTTTATTATGACAGTGATAATTGTTTACCATTCCTTGTATTTTCCTTTGGCATAATGCTTCAATATTCCCATGGTTCATTCTCCTTGTCTATTTCTCATTTCTGCatgcttttattttttcatatgATTGCGAGGCTGATACACACCATCTCTAATACAGATCCGTCCATTATGGAGGCACTACTTCCAAAACACACAGGGTCTTATATTTGTGGTGGATAGCAATGACAGGGACCGAGTTGTTGAAGCTAGGGATGAGCTGCATAGGATGTTAAATGAGGTTTGTCAACCCTTTCTGTTGGATTTGGAAATATGATCACAGCATCTGAGTGGATATGTTTTAAAAACTCTGTTGGGGTAGTTTCCATCTTTGTTCCAGCAAATGTTTTGTCTTGtttgttatttttatgttttgcgTCTGAGGAAttaatctttttccttttccagcGATCTCCAATTGGGGTTGCTTCAAAAGAGGTTTAGATTAGAAAAAGTAGCTGAGAGATGAGGAAATCTGGCCAGTTTGAGATGAAACATTCATCAAGCAGGACGCACTGTTGGTTTTCCCGAAAGCTATGGGagaatttttcttttatattgcGCTACCTGATTTAATCTTATATGATTTCACATATGCTGATTCATGAACCAACTTAGTATTTCATCATTTGTTCCCTTTTGTCTTGCAATTTTTTCTGAACTTGTTTACTGCTGGAGTTCTGTCTGggcaaccttttttttttggactttCCAGATCTTTTACCTGTACATCTGAGGCTTAGAGCAATGGTTGATACCCCACCCCTTTTCCCTCAAATGCATGTGCAAGTCCTTCTCATGTGGTTCAAAATTTGACCTAACTAACCCGATTTAGTTAATAAATGACTTCTACTGCTTTCAATTCATTGATCTGGATATGGTATTAGGAGTCCGTAGGGTTCCCATGGTACTGCTGTTACTAATGAGACTTACCCATATTTATATCGACTAATTACTTTTGCGAATAAGATCAATGAAGTGATATGACTTAGCAGGACAAGAAGGTTTGACTGACTTTTGTGTCTGGTTTCAGGATGAACTGCGAGATGCTGTGTTGCTAGTGTTTGCTAACAAGCAGGATCTGCCCAATGCAATGAATGCTGCAGAAATTACTGACAAGCTTGGCCTCCATTCTCTCCGCCAGCGCCATTGGTAAAACTTCTCGTGCAGTTTTGTTCTGTTATCCCACCCGATGCATGTTTTTAGAGCTCATTGCTAcagttttttatttaaatgatATATAACGGGCGCTCCCAGTCTTACTTGTGTTGCTAACAGCCAACCTTTCCCTGTTTCACTGTGTGTGTCTTTTGTATTTATCTTTTGATTGTcaatttgagcttatttgtaaaatttggaGAAAGGTCTGAGGCTGGAGAGTATAGTTGGACATGCATACATATAATTTGTTTGGTAATACACCTTCAGATTTTTGAACAAAAGGAACTTTTCAGTGTTTATGCATGTTGCAGAAACTGCATGGGTCGTTATTTCTCTTCTGATCCATGTATGCTCAGCGCTTATGCATGTTACAGAAACTGCATGGGTCCAGTCCTTGTGTCCCTTCTGATTATGTATAACACTTGTTGCAGGTACATCCAGAGCACTTGTGCTACCTCTGGGGAGGGCCTTTATGAAGGGCTGGATTGGCTTTCCAGCAACATTGCTAGCAAGGCGAGTGTTGTCTGACTTAATTTTTTACTCCCTTTCGGTTTGTTTACTTTGCATGACTAGCATTTAGCTTGACTTTATTTTGTACGGGCATTCTAAATTGgcatttaaaattttcttttctggttattttgttgttttggtGCTCCACTTGTGGATACCGTTGTGCAGGCATAAGGCAAGAAATCAATTTGTTCGCTTGCTGCTTGGATAATTGTGGGATTCAAGGACTGATACTATCTTTGCTTTATGTGAGACTGAAACATGGTAGTGACCATACTGTTTTGCCCATTTTTCATTCTGTATCGTAACTATGATGTAGCAGAAGTTGCTTTTAAAGCTCTTCTTTGGCTTGATTTTTAGCTGCTTGCTTTAAATGTAGATGCTTTGTTATCGTTTGAAACTTATAATAACTACTGTCATTCAACTTGCAAAAGTGGTACGTGCCTCATCCAACTTGGAATTGACGAATGCCTGTAGTAAAGTTTTCTTTACATGACATTGGCCAGTAGCCTGCACTGTTGTCAACATTGCACGGCATCGTTCCATTACGATTTTCCGCAAAGGGGGGTGCGGCTAAGCGACCGCTTTGTATGGATATGGTCTTTGATCTTTCGCTCAGGGCCGCGATGAATGCGTTCCGTACTAGTTATCCAGCTCAGCAGCTTTTTGCAAGTACATTTTTGCAAAAAGCTGCTAGGTGACctttaaaattttcaataattgaaatttcttgaacATTTTATCGATAAATGATTAACACCACAAAAATATTCAAGCACGTGCAAGAAGTGgattttttattccttttattACAATTCATTTATAGAAGTAAATTTTCAATGATGATTTTGTGGCTAATTGGCACATGTTAAGAGGTTGTTTAAGCAGGAAATGTAAGAAAGGGAGGAGCGTTTTAATTTCTACTCATCATTAGCTGTCTACCTAATTTACTTCAAGAAAATGAGATGCCATCTCGGTTAGGCATCAATCCCCCCCTTCTATCCTACTCATTGTTTCATTACTCTGCCGAAAACGACAATCCTGTCTGCGTGTGTAATATAGGGAAAGGAGGATGACGCGGCTAATTGCAGATGGTTGCTTCCCCATgtcacactctttttttttttttaataagtggGAGGCCCTCAACACTAATCTCTTATTTAGAGTCCCTCTCAGTTTACCAACCATTTCATACTTAACACCATGTTTTGCTGAGTTTTTCTTTGGTTTTACCTGTttggaaggtgagttttttgggagtttgtctaaaactttactgtagtttaCTGttgaagtttttaaaatttttttgaaatatgtagatttttgaatattttgaagtgtatagtttaaaaattttaaaaatttttttgaggttgctgtagttaaaatttttaaaaaacttgtagcagacagACTTGACAAAAAACTTGGATTCCAAACAAGGATCTTTGGCAGAGGATTCGTTTGGGCGGTAGCTCGTTCTCAACGTTTCTTCCCACGATGGAGTACTCCAGAATCATGGAACTATTTTATCTTACCGTCATTTGTAACTTCCATGACATATTGTTCCTTGCAAtatgttgttgttgttgatcgtgaaaaggaaaaaaaagcgCCTTAAcaaattattgttttttttattgtcGCTGATTACGTCTTCCAAAGAAGAGTTTCCGTCAAAGTCTT
This window encodes:
- the LOC113722989 gene encoding ADP-ribosylation factor 1-like: MGLTFTKLFSRLFAKKEMRILMVGLDAAGKTTILYKLKLGEIVTTIPTIGFNVETVEYKNISFTVWDVGGQDKIRPLWRHYFQNTQGLIFVVDSNDRDRVVEARDELHRMLNEDELRDAVLLVFANKQDLPNAMNAAEITDKLGLHSLRQRHWYIQSTCATSGEGLYEGLDWLSSNIASKA